One Bermanella sp. WJH001 genomic region harbors:
- a CDS encoding phosphoethanolamine transferase, with protein sequence MQKLKHTLLILLALWAFVIMPDVIYGLFNHNYLAGYDFKSIVITLVLMVFMSLSRTPKLNKVVLLILALMQATQLMYFQYFGGFYSAFDMVLMTHEMHDALIGFADGLKFMLPAFFLSMAFYGLAYFTYDRFYKTSFTVSYIWVVFVLLLTLPFLQSLRSEASQKYQPNIAHSAMKNGLYSVSFFTARQLKILAGLRKEMPSYQPYQITKNPPVDANVVVLMGESLSYYNMSLFGYERDTTPDLMPYKNDPNFFYLPAISSAVSTRVSLALFFNTVYEPNNTAHISKMDTALFRLAKRQGYETHYITTQKNAGGLTYSFSLGDIDSWKENKHLLDYEGEYDDRLLLELKSMNLDYDKPQFITLHMRSTHGPYVDNYPKSQEVFPVEGQPYESYMLNSYDNSVLYTQKVIADIYEFFKDSNKPTYIFFTPDHGELTGQGGRFGHNAVDIDMARVPFLFYGVNIPENEIKRIKTELGCMSNHYLISQQVAKVLGYEITNPNEEAGKYYLNGTDVFGEAGFMQYDIKQIQEQTCPQFAD encoded by the coding sequence GTGCAAAAACTCAAACACACCCTATTAATACTCCTCGCCCTTTGGGCATTCGTGATTATGCCGGATGTCATTTATGGCTTATTCAACCATAACTACCTTGCTGGATATGATTTTAAGAGCATAGTGATCACACTTGTGTTGATGGTGTTCATGTCATTGAGCCGCACACCCAAGCTGAATAAAGTGGTTTTACTGATACTGGCCCTGATGCAGGCCACTCAGTTGATGTACTTCCAGTACTTTGGTGGCTTTTACAGTGCCTTTGATATGGTGCTGATGACGCACGAAATGCATGATGCGCTAATAGGTTTTGCTGATGGCTTGAAGTTCATGCTGCCGGCGTTCTTCTTGTCTATGGCTTTTTATGGATTAGCGTATTTTACATATGACCGTTTCTATAAAACCAGCTTCACCGTGTCATATATTTGGGTTGTATTTGTATTGCTTTTAACACTTCCGTTTTTGCAGTCTCTGCGCTCTGAAGCTTCACAAAAATATCAGCCTAATATTGCGCATTCCGCCATGAAAAACGGCTTATATAGTGTGTCTTTTTTTACTGCTCGTCAGTTAAAAATACTGGCTGGTTTACGCAAAGAGATGCCGAGTTATCAGCCCTATCAAATAACAAAAAATCCGCCGGTTGATGCCAATGTTGTGGTATTGATGGGTGAAAGCCTTAGTTATTACAATATGTCTTTGTTTGGCTATGAACGTGATACTACGCCAGATTTAATGCCTTACAAAAATGACCCCAACTTCTTTTATCTTCCTGCAATTTCAAGTGCGGTATCAACACGGGTATCCTTGGCTTTATTCTTTAACACGGTTTATGAGCCCAATAACACTGCGCATATTAGTAAAATGGACACTGCTCTATTTCGCTTAGCTAAGCGACAAGGGTATGAAACTCATTATATTACGACGCAGAAAAATGCAGGTGGCTTGACCTATTCCTTCTCACTAGGGGACATAGACTCATGGAAAGAAAATAAACATTTATTGGATTATGAAGGCGAGTACGACGATCGCTTATTGCTCGAGCTTAAGTCCATGAATCTAGATTACGACAAGCCTCAATTCATTACCTTGCATATGCGCAGCACGCATGGCCCTTATGTGGATAACTATCCAAAGTCTCAAGAGGTGTTTCCGGTTGAAGGCCAGCCATACGAATCATACATGCTCAACAGCTATGACAACTCTGTGTTGTATACCCAAAAAGTCATCGCCGATATTTATGAGTTTTTTAAAGATTCAAACAAACCTACCTATATTTTCTTTACCCCAGACCACGGTGAATTAACTGGGCAAGGTGGACGTTTTGGTCACAATGCAGTGGATATTGATATGGCCCGTGTCCCGTTTCTATTTTACGGCGTTAATATACCTGAGAACGAAATCAAACGTATTAAGACGGAGCTAGGCTGTATGTCCAACCATTATTTGATTAGTCAGCAAGTGGCAAAAGTGCTTGGTTATGAAATAACGAATCCAAATGAAGAGGCCGGTAAATATTATTTGAATGGAACCGATGTGTTTGGTGAAGCGGGTTTTATGCAGTACGACATAAAACAGATACAAGAGCAAACCTGCCCTCAGTTCGCCGATTAA
- a CDS encoding helix-turn-helix domain-containing protein: MKLNSLTQLGLTEREIAVYHSLLTLGPASIRDLAAKAQLNRGTTYETLKILVSKGIVNYLPKGKRRVFQAEDPERLLDLAEQKRQSLEQTLLELKTDIIPGLKHLKTDMVAGNVRFYEGDDGVELVLRDILSSVDRIKQKQYSVISTQALREHLYRPFPTFTKQRVAKNIKVRVIAIGDGGDEAELAERKWLKGKGDASYIAIYPPKVAMISLADNNYPVVVVIDSDAIAGTQQMMFDTLWAAL; encoded by the coding sequence ATGAAGTTAAACAGTCTGACACAGCTTGGTCTAACCGAGCGGGAAATCGCGGTTTATCATAGCCTGCTTACGCTGGGCCCAGCCTCCATTCGTGATTTGGCCGCTAAAGCGCAATTAAACCGCGGCACCACTTATGAAACCCTTAAAATATTGGTGAGTAAGGGCATTGTAAATTACCTACCCAAGGGCAAAAGACGGGTCTTTCAGGCTGAAGACCCTGAGCGTTTATTAGATTTAGCCGAACAAAAACGTCAAAGCCTAGAGCAAACCTTGCTCGAACTTAAAACCGATATCATCCCAGGGCTTAAACACCTTAAGACCGACATGGTGGCGGGTAACGTGCGTTTTTATGAAGGGGATGACGGGGTGGAACTAGTACTACGGGACATCTTAAGCAGTGTGGATCGCATCAAACAAAAACAATACAGCGTCATTTCAACCCAAGCCTTGCGTGAACACTTATATCGTCCTTTCCCTACCTTCACTAAACAACGTGTGGCGAAGAATATAAAGGTGAGAGTAATTGCCATTGGTGATGGTGGCGATGAAGCGGAACTGGCTGAACGTAAATGGCTGAAAGGTAAGGGCGATGCATCGTATATTGCTATTTACCCACCCAAGGTGGCCATGATCAGCTTAGCTGATAACAACTATCCAGTAGTCGTTGTAATCGATAGTGATGCTATCGCGGGTACGCAACAAATGATGTTTGATACGTTGTGGGCGGCTTTATAA
- the glmU gene encoding bifunctional UDP-N-acetylglucosamine diphosphorylase/glucosamine-1-phosphate N-acetyltransferase GlmU: MIDVVILAAGQGSRMKSDLPKVLHPIAGKPMLGHVIDSARKVSANAMHVVVGHGAQQVKAQFGEESDIQFALQAEQKGTGHAVMMALDNLAQSGTTLILYGDVPLIQSDTLDALIQITQQGKVGLLTVNMDDPSGYGRIVRDANHKVKAIVEHKDASESELTIQEVNTGILAVPTEKLHDWLPKLSNDNAQGEYYLTDVIALSVGAGIEVETLQPEFAEETFGVNNRAQQAELERWYQARLVQDLMTQGVTVLDPARLDIRPGNTLGVKVGRDVVIDANVILEGQVVLGDGVHIEANCVIKNASIAAGSKVKAFSHIEDADIKQGCDIGPYARLRPGAVLENGAKVGNFCEVKKSIIGEGSKVNHLTYIGDAVIGKGANIGAGTITCNYDGVNKFKTEIGDGAFIGSNSSLVAPVKVGAGATVGAGSTITKEVEADKLAVARGKQVNLNWQRPTKG; encoded by the coding sequence ATGATTGATGTTGTGATTTTAGCGGCGGGACAAGGCTCCCGTATGAAATCGGATTTACCGAAAGTATTACACCCAATTGCGGGTAAGCCTATGTTAGGCCATGTGATTGATAGCGCCCGTAAAGTCAGTGCCAATGCCATGCATGTGGTGGTGGGTCATGGTGCGCAGCAAGTAAAAGCTCAGTTTGGCGAAGAAAGTGATATTCAATTTGCGTTGCAAGCCGAACAAAAAGGCACAGGCCATGCGGTGATGATGGCGCTGGATAACCTTGCACAATCGGGCACCACGTTAATTTTGTACGGCGATGTTCCATTAATTCAAAGCGATACCTTGGACGCGTTAATTCAAATCACACAACAAGGCAAAGTGGGTTTGTTAACCGTCAATATGGACGACCCTAGCGGTTATGGTCGTATTGTGCGTGATGCCAACCACAAGGTAAAAGCCATCGTTGAGCATAAAGACGCCAGCGAGTCTGAGCTGACCATTCAAGAAGTGAACACAGGCATCTTGGCAGTGCCGACCGAAAAGTTACATGATTGGCTACCTAAGCTCTCTAATGACAATGCTCAAGGCGAATACTACCTAACAGATGTAATTGCCTTGTCGGTAGGGGCAGGCATTGAAGTGGAAACCTTGCAGCCAGAATTCGCCGAAGAAACCTTTGGGGTGAACAATCGAGCGCAACAAGCGGAACTAGAGCGTTGGTATCAAGCCCGCTTAGTACAAGATTTAATGACACAAGGGGTGACAGTATTAGACCCTGCACGTTTAGACATTCGCCCAGGTAATACCCTTGGCGTGAAAGTTGGGCGTGACGTAGTGATTGATGCCAACGTGATTCTAGAAGGCCAAGTTGTACTGGGTGATGGCGTGCACATTGAAGCCAACTGCGTGATTAAAAACGCATCCATTGCTGCTGGTAGCAAGGTTAAAGCTTTTAGCCATATTGAAGATGCCGATATTAAACAAGGTTGTGATATTGGCCCATACGCTCGCCTGCGCCCTGGTGCGGTATTAGAAAACGGCGCGAAAGTGGGTAACTTCTGTGAAGTGAAAAAGTCCATTATTGGTGAGGGCAGTAAGGTGAATCACCTAACCTATATTGGTGACGCTGTGATTGGTAAAGGTGCCAATATCGGTGCAGGTACGATCACCTGTAACTACGATGGTGTGAATAAATTTAAAACCGAAATTGGCGACGGCGCGTTTATTGGCTCTAACTCGTCGTTAGTGGCACCGGTTAAAGTGGGCGCCGGTGCAACCGTGGGAGCAGGTTCTACAATTACTAAAGAAGTAGAAGCCGATAAGCTAGCGGTGGCTCGTGGTAAGCAGGTGAATCTTAACTGGCAACGACCAACCAAGGGTTAG
- the glmS gene encoding glutamine--fructose-6-phosphate transaminase (isomerizing): MCGIVGGIAQRNVNEILLEGLRRLEYRGYDSAGLAVLNDANLIERCRRMGKVKELEDGIQAAPFEGKIGIAHTRWATHGKPSQENSHPHMSGERLAIVHNGIIENYEELREELKSAGYEFLSQTDTEVVVHLIHQNLQKTSSLTDAVKETIKRLDGAYALGVISADHPGKLVAARQGSPLVIGVGSGEHFIASDQLALLQVTDRFIFLNEGDVAELTTDHVHVWDKDNAEVVHDVSVFEHKMDVADKGEYRHYMMKEIYEQPQVIRNCLEGRISKTHLLEQAFGIKAKDVFDKTQAVQIIACGTSYHSGMVAKYWIESLVGIPCQIEVASEYRYRKTVALPNSLFITISQSGETADTLAALRKAKEIGFTASLSICNVPGSSLVRESDLAIMTNAGPEIGVASTKAFTSQLVALMMLTIALGRRHGMVRQVEEEIVADLLKLPELVEKALAMDSDIETMAQDFAEKHNGLFLGRGVMYPIAMEGALKLKEISYIHAEAYPAGELKHGPLALVDKDTPIVTVAPQNELLDKLKSNLEEVRARGGELFVFADEKSKVKSTDNMKVLNMPSCSDLMEPILYIIPLQLLSYHVAVLRGTDVDQPRNLAKSVTVE, encoded by the coding sequence ATGTGCGGAATTGTTGGCGGTATCGCCCAGCGCAATGTAAACGAAATACTGTTAGAAGGTCTGCGTCGTCTTGAATATCGTGGTTACGACAGCGCAGGTTTAGCCGTATTAAACGATGCTAACTTGATTGAGCGTTGTCGTCGTATGGGTAAAGTAAAAGAGTTAGAAGATGGCATTCAAGCCGCGCCGTTTGAAGGCAAAATCGGTATCGCCCATACCCGTTGGGCCACGCACGGCAAGCCGTCACAAGAAAACTCTCACCCACATATGTCAGGTGAGCGTTTGGCTATTGTGCACAACGGCATCATCGAAAACTATGAAGAGTTACGTGAAGAATTAAAAAGCGCCGGTTATGAGTTTTTATCACAAACCGATACCGAAGTGGTGGTGCATTTAATTCATCAGAATTTACAAAAAACATCCTCCCTAACCGATGCAGTAAAAGAAACCATCAAGCGTTTAGACGGTGCTTATGCATTGGGTGTGATCAGTGCGGATCATCCGGGTAAATTAGTGGCGGCCCGCCAAGGTTCACCCTTAGTGATTGGTGTGGGCAGCGGCGAGCATTTCATTGCCTCTGACCAGTTGGCACTCTTGCAAGTGACGGACCGTTTTATCTTCTTAAACGAAGGGGATGTAGCTGAACTCACCACAGATCACGTACACGTATGGGATAAAGACAACGCAGAAGTGGTTCATGACGTCAGCGTGTTTGAACACAAAATGGATGTGGCCGATAAAGGCGAATATCGTCACTACATGATGAAAGAAATTTACGAACAACCTCAAGTGATTCGTAACTGTCTTGAAGGTCGCATCAGCAAAACCCACTTGCTTGAACAAGCGTTTGGCATCAAAGCTAAAGATGTATTTGATAAAACCCAAGCGGTGCAAATCATTGCCTGCGGCACCTCGTACCATTCAGGCATGGTGGCAAAATACTGGATTGAAAGTTTAGTGGGCATTCCGTGTCAGATCGAAGTGGCCAGTGAATACCGTTACCGTAAAACCGTGGCTTTGCCTAACAGCTTGTTTATTACGATTTCACAATCAGGTGAAACCGCAGATACCTTGGCCGCATTACGTAAAGCCAAAGAAATTGGCTTTACTGCCAGTTTAAGTATTTGTAACGTGCCGGGTTCATCATTGGTACGCGAATCGGATTTGGCCATTATGACCAACGCTGGCCCAGAAATTGGCGTGGCATCCACTAAGGCGTTCACCTCGCAGTTGGTTGCATTAATGATGCTCACCATCGCCCTTGGTCGTCGTCATGGCATGGTGCGCCAAGTAGAAGAAGAAATTGTAGCCGATTTACTAAAACTGCCTGAGCTGGTTGAAAAAGCACTGGCCATGGACAGTGATATTGAAACCATGGCTCAAGACTTTGCTGAAAAACATAACGGCTTATTTTTAGGTCGCGGTGTTATGTACCCCATCGCCATGGAAGGGGCACTCAAGCTAAAAGAAATTTCTTATATTCACGCAGAAGCCTACCCAGCTGGCGAATTAAAACACGGCCCACTGGCCCTTGTGGATAAAGACACGCCAATTGTTACCGTGGCACCACAAAACGAATTGTTGGATAAATTAAAATCCAACCTTGAAGAAGTGCGCGCCCGTGGCGGTGAGTTGTTTGTATTTGCTGATGAAAAATCAAAAGTGAAAAGCACCGACAACATGAAGGTACTTAACATGCCATCGTGCAGTGACTTGATGGAGCCGATCTTGTACATCATTCCTTTGCAGCTATTAAGCTATCACGTGGCGGTATTGCGCGGCACGGATGTGGATCAGCCACGGAATCTTGCCAAGTCCGTAACGGTAGAATAG
- a CDS encoding type II toxin-antitoxin system ParD family antitoxin, with the protein MAKNTSITLGEHFEGFIAQQITEGRYTSTSEVVRAALRLLEDNEQKIATLRKLLDDGENSGTAEYSYEALMNELDDEVG; encoded by the coding sequence ATGGCCAAAAACACAAGCATTACCCTTGGGGAACACTTTGAAGGCTTTATTGCTCAGCAGATCACAGAAGGTCGATACACCTCCACCAGCGAAGTAGTGCGGGCAGCACTGCGCTTGTTAGAAGATAACGAGCAGAAGATAGCGACTTTACGGAAGTTGCTTGATGACGGAGAAAACAGCGGTACGGCTGAGTACAGTTATGAAGCGCTGATGAACGAACTGGATGACGAAGTGGGTTAA
- a CDS encoding type II toxin-antitoxin system RelE/ParE family toxin, producing MGQFTLTNKAKADLKSIAIYTQRKWGKSQRALYLKQFDDAFHLLADSPDAGVNCDFIKQGYRKFPNTSHVIFYRIVNDSQIEIVRILHKRMDVEINFKKP from the coding sequence ATGGGCCAATTTACCTTAACCAATAAGGCCAAAGCCGATTTAAAATCCATCGCCATTTATACACAGCGTAAATGGGGCAAAAGTCAGCGCGCTCTTTATCTTAAACAATTTGATGATGCTTTCCACTTGTTGGCAGATAGTCCTGATGCAGGTGTCAATTGCGACTTTATTAAACAGGGTTATCGCAAATTTCCAAACACCAGCCATGTGATTTTTTATCGAATAGTGAACGATTCTCAAATTGAAATTGTCCGCATTTTGCACAAACGAATGGATGTTGAGATCAATTTTAAAAAGCCATAA
- a CDS encoding glycosyltransferase family 9 protein, whose translation MLEPKNIAFFRLSALGDVVLAIPMIRALQTAWPDCKITWITSSAVYPLLEGLEGVEFLVIQKPQKIKDYLSLRKLFKQYEFDILIASQASFRTNLIYPHINAKRKIGFDNGRAKDLHSWFVKEQIPAADEHLAEGFMGFAKYLGVDTPKAKQDFDWQIYTSEEDQAWAKQTRNKAKYIAINAAASKAERTWKAKHYAELIDAAVKKYDCQVVLTGGPAENEIQLAQDIQALAKSNIDNLVGKTKHKQIAALLGEVDCLIAPDTGPTHIAVAMNTPVIGLYAVARSGLSGPYQNPDYTVDVYPEAVEKYLGKPYNEAGWHERVHHAEAMDLISVDVVMGQLDKVLKD comes from the coding sequence ATGCTTGAACCTAAAAACATCGCCTTCTTTCGTTTGTCTGCCCTTGGGGATGTGGTGCTTGCCATTCCTATGATTCGTGCCTTGCAAACAGCGTGGCCCGATTGCAAGATTACTTGGATCACAAGTTCTGCGGTGTATCCGTTATTAGAAGGCCTAGAGGGCGTTGAATTTCTAGTGATTCAAAAGCCACAAAAGATCAAAGACTATCTGTCGTTGCGTAAGCTTTTTAAGCAATACGAGTTCGATATTTTAATTGCCTCCCAAGCCAGCTTCCGTACCAATCTGATTTATCCACACATTAATGCCAAGCGTAAAATCGGTTTTGATAATGGCCGCGCTAAAGATTTGCATTCGTGGTTTGTCAAAGAACAAATCCCTGCTGCCGATGAGCATCTAGCCGAAGGTTTTATGGGTTTTGCGAAATATTTAGGTGTGGATACCCCAAAAGCCAAACAAGATTTCGACTGGCAAATTTATACCAGCGAAGAAGATCAAGCCTGGGCAAAACAAACACGCAATAAAGCAAAATATATCGCTATCAATGCTGCGGCCAGTAAGGCTGAGCGTACTTGGAAAGCGAAACATTATGCTGAGTTAATTGATGCTGCGGTTAAAAAATACGATTGCCAAGTGGTGTTAACCGGCGGCCCTGCTGAAAATGAAATTCAACTGGCCCAAGACATTCAAGCACTAGCCAAATCGAACATTGATAACCTGGTGGGTAAAACCAAACACAAACAAATAGCGGCATTGTTAGGTGAAGTGGATTGTTTGATTGCACCTGATACCGGCCCTACCCATATTGCTGTGGCCATGAATACGCCGGTTATTGGGCTGTATGCGGTAGCGCGCTCAGGTTTATCAGGCCCATATCAAAATCCTGATTATACGGTGGATGTATACCCAGAAGCGGTTGAGAAATATTTAGGCAAACCATATAACGAGGCTGGCTGGCATGAGCGGGTGCATCATGCAGAAGCTATGGACTTGATCAGTGTGGATGTTGTGATGGGGCAGTTGGATAAAGTATTGAAGGACTAA
- a CDS encoding YheV family putative zinc ribbon protein, translating to MTIEIAMFKATKRFIAGAVCPKCSEMDKLVMYKNEEGRDVRECVACDYRDVMKSEEEMVADAKAAELQTRVTPEGKAIRDEGEQAIKIFDAMPGSKTKH from the coding sequence ATGACCATTGAGATCGCCATGTTCAAAGCAACCAAGCGTTTTATTGCCGGAGCCGTTTGCCCAAAGTGTTCAGAAATGGACAAGCTGGTGATGTATAAAAACGAAGAAGGCCGTGATGTGCGCGAGTGCGTGGCCTGTGATTATCGTGACGTGATGAAGAGCGAAGAAGAAATGGTCGCCGATGCCAAAGCGGCTGAGCTACAAACCCGCGTGACCCCAGAAGGCAAAGCCATTCGCGATGAAGGCGAGCAAGCCATTAAGATCTTTGATGCCATGCCTGGCAGTAAAACTAAGCATTAA
- the prlC gene encoding oligopeptidase A: MTQTLNNPQALPKFNEIPVDEIEAAISKHLDANLEAIKTLSQQANPSWASLVEVLEELDDTLSKAWSPVSHLNSVMNSDELRSAYNACLPKLSAYGTEVGQNKDLQQAYQAIKDSPEFGTLNKAQQKAINNALRDFHLAGVDLADDKKKRYGEIKSRLSELSSKFGENVLDATNKWQKLISNKDELAGVPESSLAGFAQTAKAHEQEGYLLTLDFPCYLPVMTYCDNRELREEMYTAFATRASDQGPNAGEFDNSDNMAEILKLRHELANLLGFESYAHYSLASKMAETPEQVVGFLEDLAVKSKAQAEAEYAELTAFAKEQIPNNELHPWDVTYYGEKLKQARYSVSQEEIRPYLPAPKVLAGLFEVAQRLFDVTIEEDTEACVENGDLYHPDAQLFSIKKDGQLVAQFYFDLYARAKKRGGAWMDECRVRRTKANGEQQIPVAYLVCNFTAPVGDQPALLTHDELTTLFHEFGHGIHHMLTKVNTAAVSGINGVAWDAVELPSQFLENWCWEPEALAFITGHVETGEPLPKDLLDKMLAAKHFQNAMMMMRQLEFSLFDFKMHLEYNPENPQPIQAVLNNVREKVAVVKAPEFNRFQHSFSHIFAGGYAAGYYSYKWAEVLSADAFSRFEEEGIFNKDTGASFFNEILSRGGEDDAAVLFENFRGRKPSVQPLLRHSGIKAA, encoded by the coding sequence ATGACACAGACACTTAACAATCCCCAAGCGTTACCTAAATTTAATGAAATCCCTGTGGATGAAATTGAAGCCGCCATCAGCAAACACTTAGACGCAAACCTTGAGGCCATCAAAACCTTAAGCCAGCAAGCGAATCCTAGCTGGGCAAGCTTGGTTGAAGTACTGGAAGAGCTCGACGACACATTAAGTAAAGCGTGGAGCCCAGTGAGTCATTTGAACAGTGTCATGAATAGCGATGAGCTGCGTAGCGCCTACAATGCGTGCTTGCCAAAGCTATCCGCTTACGGCACTGAAGTGGGCCAAAACAAAGATTTACAACAAGCTTATCAAGCCATTAAAGATAGCCCTGAATTCGGCACCCTCAATAAAGCTCAACAAAAAGCCATTAACAACGCGTTGCGTGACTTTCATTTAGCAGGTGTCGACTTGGCTGACGACAAGAAGAAACGCTACGGTGAAATTAAATCGCGCCTAAGTGAGCTTTCAAGCAAATTTGGTGAAAACGTATTAGACGCCACCAACAAATGGCAAAAATTAATTAGCAACAAAGATGAGCTTGCAGGTGTACCTGAAAGCTCATTAGCGGGCTTTGCACAAACCGCAAAAGCCCATGAGCAAGAGGGCTATTTATTAACCCTAGATTTCCCGTGTTATTTGCCGGTGATGACGTACTGCGATAACCGTGAGTTGCGCGAAGAAATGTACACGGCCTTTGCCACTCGCGCCTCAGACCAAGGCCCCAATGCCGGTGAATTTGATAACTCTGACAATATGGCTGAGATTTTAAAATTACGTCATGAACTGGCTAACTTATTAGGTTTTGAAAGTTATGCCCATTATTCACTGGCCAGCAAAATGGCCGAAACACCTGAGCAAGTGGTGGGCTTTTTAGAAGACCTTGCAGTGAAATCAAAAGCACAAGCTGAAGCCGAATACGCAGAACTCACCGCCTTTGCAAAAGAGCAAATCCCTAATAATGAATTACATCCATGGGATGTGACCTATTACGGCGAAAAGCTTAAACAAGCTCGCTACAGTGTCAGCCAAGAAGAAATCCGCCCGTACCTACCTGCCCCCAAGGTACTGGCGGGTTTGTTCGAAGTGGCTCAACGATTATTTGATGTGACCATTGAAGAAGACACTGAAGCCTGCGTTGAAAATGGCGACCTTTACCACCCTGACGCACAATTATTCAGCATCAAAAAAGATGGCCAGTTAGTGGCGCAATTTTATTTTGATTTATACGCGCGGGCAAAAAAACGTGGCGGCGCGTGGATGGACGAATGCCGAGTGCGTCGCACCAAAGCCAATGGCGAACAGCAAATCCCGGTGGCTTACCTTGTGTGTAATTTCACCGCCCCAGTGGGCGACCAACCAGCATTATTAACCCACGATGAACTGACTACCTTATTCCATGAATTTGGTCATGGCATTCATCACATGCTCACCAAGGTAAACACAGCTGCTGTCAGTGGCATTAACGGTGTGGCTTGGGATGCGGTTGAATTACCAAGTCAGTTCTTAGAAAACTGGTGCTGGGAGCCTGAAGCTTTGGCGTTTATTACCGGCCATGTTGAAACCGGTGAGCCATTACCAAAAGACTTATTAGATAAGATGCTCGCGGCTAAACACTTTCAGAACGCCATGATGATGATGCGCCAGTTAGAGTTTTCTTTGTTTGATTTTAAAATGCACCTTGAATACAACCCAGAAAACCCACAACCCATTCAGGCTGTATTAAACAACGTACGTGAAAAAGTCGCTGTGGTGAAAGCCCCTGAATTTAACCGCTTCCAGCACAGCTTTAGTCACATCTTTGCCGGCGGCTACGCGGCGGGTTATTACAGCTACAAATGGGCAGAAGTATTAAGCGCCGATGCCTTTAGCCGTTTTGAAGAAGAAGGCATTTTTAATAAAGACACAGGTGCGTCTTTCTTTAATGAAATTCTAAGCCGTGGTGGCGAAGACGATGCAGCAGTGTTGTTTGAAAACTTCCGTGGACGCAAGCCAAGTGTGCAGCCTTTACTGCGCCATTCTGGGATTAAAGCGGCTTAA
- a CDS encoding gamma carbonic anhydrase family protein, which yields MSAIRSFKGMQPKLGQKVFIDNSAVVIGDVVLGDDASVWPNTVIRGDMHSIKIGARCSIQDGSILHITHASDYNPGGYPLILGDDVTVGHMAMLHGCTIGNQVLIGMQAMVMDGAIIEDQVVLGAGSLVPPGKTLKSGHLYVGRPAKAIRELNDKELSYFKYTAANYVKLKDEYLAEPQIS from the coding sequence ATGAGTGCAATTCGCAGTTTTAAAGGCATGCAGCCCAAGCTTGGGCAAAAGGTATTCATCGATAATAGTGCGGTTGTCATTGGGGATGTGGTTTTGGGTGATGATGCATCGGTATGGCCTAATACCGTGATTCGTGGCGACATGCACAGTATCAAAATTGGCGCGCGCTGCAGTATTCAAGATGGCTCAATTTTACACATCACTCACGCTAGTGATTACAACCCTGGGGGCTATCCGCTCATTTTGGGGGATGATGTCACGGTTGGCCACATGGCTATGTTGCATGGCTGCACCATTGGTAATCAGGTTTTGATTGGTATGCAGGCCATGGTGATGGATGGTGCCATTATTGAAGATCAAGTGGTGCTCGGTGCTGGCTCGTTAGTCCCTCCAGGTAAAACCCTAAAAAGCGGCCACCTTTATGTGGGACGACCAGCCAAGGCTATTCGAGAGCTTAACGATAAAGAGCTAAGTTACTTTAAATATACCGCAGCCAACTATGTAAAATTGAAGGATGAATATTTAGCTGAACCACAAATAAGCTAA